GAGGTTGAGATTGACCACGGTAAGCGCGGGTTGCAGGGCACGGGTATCGCTCATGGCGGTTTCGTCCCCTTCCCAGAAAATTTCGCGCAGGGGCAGCTGGCTGATGCTTTCAGCACGCTTCCAGAGCTGCATGGCGTCGCGGCTGCTATCGGCAAGGTCCCGGCCCATGCCGGGTTCCTGCGAACCCTGGCCGGGGAAAAGCAAGGCAATGGGCTTGGTCATGATCCTTCTCCACACTGAGATTGCAAGGGGATTTTTTACGTTATCCGGCTGCTGCTTGCAAGTCCTGCCGCTCAAGGATATGAGGACCCATGCAGAATAACGCTTCCTCTTCCGGCCGTGGCCGCCGGGGGCGGCTGTCCGGCGAATCGAGCCGTTCCGGCGCCGCGCGGGCTACTTCCCCGCGGTCCGGCCGCCCGGCCGTGTCCCCGTCCCGTCCGTCCGTTCGTCCGCCGGCGCTCCCCACCCCGGAGGCGCTGGCAGCCCTTGTGCGGCAGGCCGGCCTGCCCGTGCCGGCGCCGGCCCTTGCGCCCCTGGGGCAGTACCTGACCATGCTCTGCCGCTGGAATGCGGCCATGAACCTGGTGGGCGCCCGGAACTGGCGCGAGGCGCTGGTGGACCTGGCCGGCGACAGTTTTTATCTGGCCCGCTTCCTTGACGGGCTGCCCCTGCCGGCCGCCCCCCTGTGCTGGGACCTGGGCGCGGGCGCCGGTCTGCCCGGCATTCCCCTGCGCATGGTCTTTCGCCGGGGCAGCTACTGGCTGGTGGAGGTGCGGGAAAAGCGCGCCCTTTTTCTCTCGCAGGCGGTGGCTGCCCTGGAGCTGCCGCAGACGCAGGTCTATCGCGGGCGGGCGCAGGACTTCTTTGAGCAGCAGTCCCGCCGGGCAGACCTCATTCTCAGCCGGGCCTTCATGCCCTGGCAGGAGCTGCTGCCCCTGCTGGAACCGCAGCTGGCGCCGGACGGACTGGTGATCATTCTGGCCCGGCAGGAGGCGCCCGCGCTGCCCCCCGGCTGGGAACGCCTGGCCTGCGAGGCATACGAGGTCCGGCGTCTGGCGCGGTCTGCCGGAGCCGCGGCGCCTGTGCGGCGCTGGTTCTGGGCCGTGCGCCGCACGCATTCCCCCATTACACATGACCCCATGCACAGGGAGAACAGATCATGAACAGTCCTGCCGACCATTCCCCGGTCCCCGGTGCGGCCGATCCGCTGGCCGCCGGCGTCACGGCTTCCGAGGGGGTGCGGGCACAGCTGAGCCGTCAGCGTTCCCGCTTCTGGCTGCGCGGACTGATCTGGGCGCTGGTCACGGTGGGGCTGGCCTTCGTGCTGCGCCTCACGGAATGGCCCTGCTGGCAGAATCCCGAATACCGCCTGGGCAGCGAATGGCTGCTGGCCACGCACGATGCCTACCACTGGGTGGCCGGGGCCGAGGGCTTTGGCCTGGCCGTGGGGCATCCCATGGCCGAGATGCTCAAGGGCATGGCCGGCCTGCTGGGAACCTATCCGGCGGCGGTGGCTTTCTGGTTTCCCATGCTGCTGTCCACGCTGGTGGCGCTCATTGTCTTTTTCTGGGTCTGGGCGCTGGGCAGCATGGAGGCAGGCATGGCGGCCGGCCTGCTTACGACGCTGGCCCCCGGCTTTCTGGCCCGGACCCTGCTGGGCTATTATGATACGGACCTGGTGACCCTGTTCTTTCCCCTGCTCATGACCCTGGCGCCGGCCTGCTGGGCCATGCGCTATATGCTGCTGCCGCGGGTGCTGCTGCGGCGCCTGCTGCATCCCTTGTCCGCGCCCGTGGACCGTCTGGGCTATCCGCTGCGCAAGCGCTGGATGATTCTGCTGGGTCTGTCCGGGCTGGTGTCCTGGTGGTCGCTGGAATGGCACTCTGTCTTTCTGTATCTTGTGCGCTACAATGTGGGCCTGCTGGCCTTCATGAGTCTGGTCATGGCCCCGCGCGGGCGGCGCTGTCTGCTGCTGCTGGGGGCGCTGGCCTATGCCCTGCCGGCCCTGCTGGGCCTGCCCGGGCTGCTGGGCAGCGCGCTGGTGCTGGTGGTAGGCATGGGGCGTACCCCCTGGGCGCTGCGTCTGCGCAGCCTGCTTACCAGCCCCTGGGTGCTGCTTGTGCTCTGGTGCGGCGTGGGCGCGCTCATGCTTGGCGGCGGCATTCTGGAAACCCTGATCCGTCATTTCGGCGCCTACACCAAGCGGGCGGGGGATGCTGCCGCCACCGCGGAAGGCACGGTGCTTGTCTATCCCTCGGTGGCGCAGTCCATCACCGAAGTGCAGGACCTGGGCCTCATGGCCGTGCTCTCCTACTTTCATCCGTGGATGGAGGCGTCCCTGCTGGGGCTGCTGGGCTTCTGCTGGGTGCTGGTGCGCCGGCCGGGGGCGCTCTTTCTGCTGCCGCTGGCGGCCCTGGGACTGCTCAGCACCAAGATGGGCGGGCGCATGGTCATGTTCGGTGCGCCCATTGTGGCCGTGGGGCTGACGCTGCCGCTGTACTGGATATTGCAGCGCATCCTGCGTGACAGCCTGCGGGGCGCCGTGGCCGGGCTGGTGACGTCCGCCGTGCTCATCGGTCTGCTGGTGGCGCCGTTTGCCGACATTATTCAGGCCATGTCCCAGGGCCCCATGATCAACCGGCGTCATGCCGATGCCCTGACCCGCGTCCGGGACGTGACGCCGCCGGACAGCAAGCTCTGGCTCTGGTGGGACTGGGGCTATGCCGCCCATCACTTTGCCCGGCGTCATACCATTGCCGACGGCGCCCAGCATGCGGGGCCGTGGCTGTATCTGCCCGCGGCCGTCTTTGCCACCGACAATCCCCGCTTTGCCCGCCAGCTCATCCGGTACACGGCGCTCAGCGGCGGCGAGCCGGATGACGTGTTTCGCGGTCTGAATGGCGATGCCGCGCAGGCGCTCATGGATCGCCTGCGCTCGCCGGAAACGGCGCTGGTGGAAGCCCGCGGCAAGCAGTATGTGGTGGTGAGCTTTGAAATGCTGCGCCTGGGCTTCTGGATAAGCAATTTCGGCCGCTGGAACTTCCGGACCAGGGAAGGCGAGGGCGGGGCCATGTCCATCGTGACCAGGGCCATGGCCTACAATCTCCGGGAAGGCGCCGTGCAGCTGGAAGGCAGCCCGGAACCGGTGCGTGTGGCCACCATCACGGTGTTTGACGAAACCGGCGTGACGCATCGGGATTACGTACAGGAATGGGTGGATCAGCACCCCAAGGCAAGCCCGGAAGAGCGCGAGGCCTTCATGGCCTCGCGGCGCAACGTGCATTGCCTGTTCAACCGGGTCACCGGGGAAAAGCTGGTGCTGGACAATGGCCTGTACAATTCCCTCATGGTGCAGCTGCTCATGTCCAGCCCCGGCGATTCGCGTTTTTCGCCATATTTCAAGCTGGTCTACGACAACGTTTTTGCCCGTATCTACGAAGTGCTGTAAGCCTGCTCCGGACCCGGGGCAGCCGCCTGTGCGCCGCGCGCCGGTCCGGCCGGCCCTGGGGTGCGGGTGCCGGCCGCTGCTCTGCGCAGGGCATGGCCGCCAGCCGGCCGGCTGCCTCATGGGTCATGTCCTGGCAGAGGTGCAGCACCGTGGCGATTTCCTCCGGGCTGATGGCCGGATAATGGATGCCGGCGCAGACGCAGACAGCGCTGCGGCTGGCGGCTGCCAGCTGGCGGGCCATGTCCTGCGCCAGGGCATCTTCCCGATGGCCGGGGCGGGACAGCAGGGCAAGACGGGGCGGCGCGTCGTTTTCGGGCAGGGCCAGGGCCACGGCGCCGATGTGCGCCTGGCCGCCGCTCAGGCAGGCAAGCCAGTCCTGCCCCTGCCTTTGCAGGGCAAGACAGAGGAACAGGCGCCCACGACGGCGCAGCAGGCGGAAAAAGGGTATATCAGGCACGGGCGGTCCCCCTGGCTGGTCAGCAAACGGGCAGCACAGGCAGTGCAAGCTGCCTCACCTGCTGTATAACGCATTTCGTCCGCTTGCTCCAGTCCGGGAGGCCAGCTATCGTCATGGCAGACCGGATATGGCTGGACAGACGATATCCCTGCGGCAGCGCAGGGCTGCGGCGGCAGAGCAGAGGGCCTGCCGCACGCGGGCACTGACAGTGCGGAACCATCCCCATGAGGAGAACATATGGCTCTTGACCCCACACAGTTTCAGGACTGGGAAATTGCCCAGGATGCCGAAAAGCGCATGAAGCCCATCGCCGCCGTGGCGGAGGAGCTGGGCCTGCTGCCGCAGGAGATTCTGCCCTACGGGCACTACATGGCCAAGATCGAGCAGCACGAGGTTTTGCGCCGTCTGCACGACAAGCCCGACGGCAAATATGTGGACGTGACGGCCATCACGCCCACGCCCCTGGGCGAAGGCAAGTCCACCACCACCATCGGCCTTGTGCAGGGCCTGGCCCGGCGCGGGCAGCGTGCCTCGGCGGCCATCAGGCAGCCGTCCGGCGGTCCCACCATGGGCATGAAGGGGTCTGCCGCCGGCGGCGGGCTGGCCCAGTGCATTCCGCTCACGCCTTATTCGCTCAATTTCACGGGCGATATCCATGCCGTTACGGCGGCGCACAATCTGGCCATGACCGCCCTGACTGCCCGCATGCAGCATGAACGCAACTATGACGACGCCAAGCTGGCCCGCCTGTCCGGCATGCGCCGGCTGAACATCGACCCCACCCGCGTGGGCACAGGCTGGGCCATGGATTTCTGTTGTCAGGCCCTGCGCAATATCATTATCGGCATCGAGGGCAATGGGCGCAACAATGACGGCTTCATGATGCGTTCCCGTTTTGACATCACGGCCGCTTCCGAGGTCATGTCCATTCTGAGCATGGCCCGCGACCTGCCCGACCTGCGCGCCCGGCTGGCCCGGATGGTGCTGGCCCTGGACCGCGACGGCAATCCCGTGACCACGGCCGATCTGGAAGTGGCCGGCGCCATGACCGCCTGGCTGCTGGAAGCCGCCAAGCCCAATCTTATCCAGACCATCGAGGGGCAGCCGGTGCTGGTGCATGCCGGCCCCTTTGCCAATATTGCCCTGGGGCAGAGTTCGGTCATCGCGGACCGGGTGGCCCTCAAGCTCAGTGATATTCATGTGACGGAATCCGGCTTCGGCGCCGACATGGGCTATGAAAAGTTCTGGAACGTCAAGTGCCGGGTCAGCGGCCTCCGGCCCGATGCGGCGGTTATCGTGGCCACGGTGCGTGCACTCAAGAATCATGGCGGCGCCCCCCAGCCCATGCCCGGCCGCCCGCTGCCCGAAGCCTACGTGCGCGAAGACGTGGGCATGGTGGAGGCCGGCTGCGCCAACCTGCTGCACCATATCGGCATTGTGCGTCGTTCCGGCGTGCCGCCCGTGGTCTGCATCAACGCCTTTGCCTCGGATACGCCGGCGGAAATTGCCGCCATCCGGCATGCCTGCGAGGAGGCCGGCGCCCGTGTGGCCGTTTCCCGGCACTGGGCGCAGGGGGGCGAAGGCGCGCTGGAGCTGGCCGATGCCGTGCTGGATGCCTGTGAGGAAACGTCGCAGTTCACGCCGCTCTATGACTGGTCGCTGCCCTTTGCCGAGCGTATCCGCGCCATTGCCCGTCAGGTGTACGGCGCGGACGACGTGCAGTTCTCTGCCCTGGCCAGGCAGCGCCTTGCCGCCCTGCAGGAACGCCCCGATGCCGACGAGCTGGGCATCTGCATGGTCAAGACGCAATATTCGCTCAGTGACGATCCTGCCCTCAAGGGAGCGCCCAGAGGCTGGGAACTCAAGGTGCGCGACGTGCTGTTCTATGGCGGTGCGGGCCTGGTGGTGCCCGTGGCCGGCGATATCAGCCTCATGCCCGGTACCGGTTCCCGTCCGGCCTTCCGCAATGTGGATGTGGACCTGGAAAGCGGCCAGGTGACAGGGCTGTTCTAGACAGCCGCCCGGCAGCACGACCGCGGCTTTTTTGGGGGGATTCCCGGCGCCTGTGTGCGCAACGGGGTCCCCCCTTCTTTTTCCCCGGTCTGCCCGTGCCCCTTCCCCTGTCACGATATGCAGCGAGGGGCGGGCACATGTGGCTTCGTTGCCGGGAATTCGTTCTACGTCATCTGTGCCCCGGCGCTGAATACGGGGGCGGGAGCAGCCGGCGGGCGGTCCCCCGGAAGGTATGGATGCTCCTCTGGGGAACGCACGCCGGGGCAGGGGGCGCGTCCTTCCTGACGGTACGCTGCGCACGTATTCATGATGCCGGCACGCTTCCGTGCGGGGGCAGTGTTCGCATAACGGTCCACCGGTGTGGCCGTTTTTTGTCTGCCCCTGCCCTGTGGCGG
The nucleotide sequence above comes from uncultured Desulfovibrio sp.. Encoded proteins:
- a CDS encoding STT3 domain-containing protein translates to MNSPADHSPVPGAADPLAAGVTASEGVRAQLSRQRSRFWLRGLIWALVTVGLAFVLRLTEWPCWQNPEYRLGSEWLLATHDAYHWVAGAEGFGLAVGHPMAEMLKGMAGLLGTYPAAVAFWFPMLLSTLVALIVFFWVWALGSMEAGMAAGLLTTLAPGFLARTLLGYYDTDLVTLFFPLLMTLAPACWAMRYMLLPRVLLRRLLHPLSAPVDRLGYPLRKRWMILLGLSGLVSWWSLEWHSVFLYLVRYNVGLLAFMSLVMAPRGRRCLLLLGALAYALPALLGLPGLLGSALVLVVGMGRTPWALRLRSLLTSPWVLLVLWCGVGALMLGGGILETLIRHFGAYTKRAGDAAATAEGTVLVYPSVAQSITEVQDLGLMAVLSYFHPWMEASLLGLLGFCWVLVRRPGALFLLPLAALGLLSTKMGGRMVMFGAPIVAVGLTLPLYWILQRILRDSLRGAVAGLVTSAVLIGLLVAPFADIIQAMSQGPMINRRHADALTRVRDVTPPDSKLWLWWDWGYAAHHFARRHTIADGAQHAGPWLYLPAAVFATDNPRFARQLIRYTALSGGEPDDVFRGLNGDAAQALMDRLRSPETALVEARGKQYVVVSFEMLRLGFWISNFGRWNFRTREGEGGAMSIVTRAMAYNLREGAVQLEGSPEPVRVATITVFDETGVTHRDYVQEWVDQHPKASPEEREAFMASRRNVHCLFNRVTGEKLVLDNGLYNSLMVQLLMSSPGDSRFSPYFKLVYDNVFARIYEVL
- a CDS encoding formate--tetrahydrofolate ligase: MALDPTQFQDWEIAQDAEKRMKPIAAVAEELGLLPQEILPYGHYMAKIEQHEVLRRLHDKPDGKYVDVTAITPTPLGEGKSTTTIGLVQGLARRGQRASAAIRQPSGGPTMGMKGSAAGGGLAQCIPLTPYSLNFTGDIHAVTAAHNLAMTALTARMQHERNYDDAKLARLSGMRRLNIDPTRVGTGWAMDFCCQALRNIIIGIEGNGRNNDGFMMRSRFDITAASEVMSILSMARDLPDLRARLARMVLALDRDGNPVTTADLEVAGAMTAWLLEAAKPNLIQTIEGQPVLVHAGPFANIALGQSSVIADRVALKLSDIHVTESGFGADMGYEKFWNVKCRVSGLRPDAAVIVATVRALKNHGGAPQPMPGRPLPEAYVREDVGMVEAGCANLLHHIGIVRRSGVPPVVCINAFASDTPAEIAAIRHACEEAGARVAVSRHWAQGGEGALELADAVLDACEETSQFTPLYDWSLPFAERIRAIARQVYGADDVQFSALARQRLAALQERPDADELGICMVKTQYSLSDDPALKGAPRGWELKVRDVLFYGGAGLVVPVAGDISLMPGTGSRPAFRNVDVDLESGQVTGLF
- a CDS encoding RsmG family class I SAM-dependent methyltransferase, with protein sequence MQNNASSSGRGRRGRLSGESSRSGAARATSPRSGRPAVSPSRPSVRPPALPTPEALAALVRQAGLPVPAPALAPLGQYLTMLCRWNAAMNLVGARNWREALVDLAGDSFYLARFLDGLPLPAAPLCWDLGAGAGLPGIPLRMVFRRGSYWLVEVREKRALFLSQAVAALELPQTQVYRGRAQDFFEQQSRRADLILSRAFMPWQELLPLLEPQLAPDGLVIILARQEAPALPPGWERLACEAYEVRRLARSAGAAAPVRRWFWAVRRTHSPITHDPMHRENRS